A window from Capricornis sumatraensis isolate serow.1 chromosome 5, serow.2, whole genome shotgun sequence encodes these proteins:
- the TAS2R39 gene encoding taste receptor type 2 member 39: protein MIQTCSSSENDLSPSLVTLMLIIIGTECILGILANGFIAAINTAEWIHNKVLSTSGKILLFLGVSRIVLQSFMMLELTLSSTSPQFYNDNITYHTFRGCFMFLNHCSLWFAAWLSVFYFVKVADFSYPLFLKLKWRISGLMPWLLQLSVFVSLGQSVLFFQNIYTMNCNNLFSLPSFNSTKKKSFSKATVINLVLFLNLGVFIPLVMFILAATLLIISLKRHIFHMKSNATGSRDPSTEAHLGAIRAISYFLILYIFQVLALFLYMSNFFDINSPLNILCKIIMATYPVAHSILLIQDNPGLKRAWKRLQAQVYLYFKK, encoded by the coding sequence ATGATCCAAACCTGCAGTTCCTCAGAAAATGATCTGTCACCATCTCTTGTCACTTTGATGTTAATAATTATCGGCACGGAATGCATCCTTGGTATTCTCGCAAATGGGTTCATTGCAGCGATAAACACAGCTGAATGGATTCACAATAAGGTACTCTCCACCAGTGGCAAGATCCTGCTTTTCCTGGGTGTATCCAGAATAGTTCTACAAAGCTTCATGATGCTAGAACTTACCTTAAGCTCAACATCCCCACAGTTTTATAATGACAACATTACGTATCACACATTCAGAGGATGTTTCATGTTCTTAAATCATTGCAGCCTCTGGTTTGCTGCCTGGCTCAGTGTCTTCTACTTCGTGAAGGTGGCGGATTTCTCCTACCCCCTTTTCCTCAAGCTGAAGTGGAGAATTTCCGGACTGATGCCCTGGCTTCTGCAGCTTTCAGTGTTTGTTTCCTTGGGCCAGAGTGTGCTCTTCTTCCAAAACATCTATACTATGAATTGTAACAatcttttttctctcccctccttcaACTCCACTAAGAAAAAGTCCTTCTCGAAGGCCACTGTGATCAACCTGGTTCTTTTCCTTAACCTGGGGGTCTTCATCCCTCTGGTCATGTTTATCCTGGCAGCCACCCTGCTGATCATCTCTCTCAAAAGACACATCTTCCACATGAAAAGCAACGCCACTGGCTCCAGGGACCCCAGCACGGAGGCTCACCTGGGGGCCATCAGAGCCATCAGCTACTTTCTCATTCTCTATATTTTCCAAGTACTTGCTCTCTTTCTCTACATGTCCAACTTCTTTGACATCAATAGTCCCTTGAATATTTTGTGCAAAATCATCATGGCTACCTACCCTGTGGCCCATTCCATTCTACTGATTCAGGACAACCCTGGGCTCAAAAGAGCCTGGAAGAGGCTTCAGGCTCAAGtctacctttattttaaaaagtag